GAGAGATCAAATCCATAGCGTTGTGCTGAAAGATCGGTTTGAGCGGCACTAGATCCCGAGTCCACAGGCTGTCGAAATAGAGAGACGGGATCAACTCACCCGGGACATCCGATGTCCGTCTGAAACCGAGCACCGCCTGCTCCATGCTGCTCAGGCGGCTGTCAGGGGCAAACGGCCGCCACAACCGTCTGCTGGTATGCAGCAGATCCAGATGCAGAAAGCGGCTCCAATCCATAGAGACCCGATTCAAAATGCATCGATTGTGCAACAGCGGGAGATCAAAGGTTTTACCGTTATAGGACATTAGACCGGTCACGTCCTCCAGCCATTCAGCCAATCCGGTGAGCATCGCACGCTCTTGAAAAAAATCGTGCATAAAGAACTGACGCACCAGCACAGAGGACTGCTGCAAACGAGCCACACCGACCAGAAAAGCACAGGTTCCAGTGCCGCCCGCCAGCCCGGTGGTCTCGGTGTCGATCCATGCGGTGCGTAACGGCTGCAGACGGTCCAGAAGCCGGCTTTTTCCAATACAGACGAAATCATGCGGCTGCAGATCCAGGACGGCCTCCAGTTCGGGCCAATCCTGGAAGGCGAATGTTTTCTCCCGCAGCCAATAATCGCCTGCGGCGGAACTCTTTCGTTCCAGCCCCAGTGTTTCGATTCCGACTAGCCCATCCCGGCCAGTCGACGCTTTTGCATACGATGGGGCGGTTTGCTGCAGTGCACGCAATTTTTCGATAACAGAGGTCATGAGATTTCGCCGTTTATCTCGGGCTCAGCTGCCATGGGCCATAAAGGAGAGCAATAAAAGTCCGCCGGCTTTGCCGGTCTCTCCCACCTCCAGCGCCGGCCCGACACAGGAAGGACAGCCGTTTTTGCAGGAACAGGCTTTTACCAGGTCATAACCCGCCTTGGCGATCTCGAGATAGATCTGATACAGCTTTTTGCAATATCCCACTCCTCCGGGATACATCTCCCAGACAAAAAGGGTAGGCAGCTGAGAATGCGCAGCGCGCATCATGGGCATGACCGACAAGTCGCGGGGATCTGTCATCAGATAAAGCGGCGCGACGTTTGCCACCACGTTGGCGACGGCTTTGAGGGCGTCGCCGAACTCTTGCTGCGGCATGTGCAGCTCTTCGTAAAGCCGATCCGGAAATCCAAACCAAAACCCCTGTGTGTGCATGGTCAATTCCGGCAGAGCGATTTTGGCCCAACCCACATTCTCGTGGCTATGAAACTTTATTTTTTTATACATCGTGGCAATGCTGGTCACCGCCACATCCCCCCAGCCGGCGCGGCCGGTGCCGACTTGCCGCTCTTCGCTTATCTCCAGAAGCTTTAAATCCGATTTGAGTTGGGCATCGGTATAGTAATCGACGCTGACCTGATGAACATAGGCTTTTCGTCGCGGCCAGTCTAAATGGTCCACATGATATTGACGGCTCTCATGCAGGTAGATGGCGCCGTCATGCACCATCAACGGCGCCGCAAAGAGGTCCAATTCTCCGATCACCTTTTCTTCGGCGGTGGTTTTGTCGATGATCACCACGTTCTCTTCCGCAGCGCTGCGCAAGGATACCGCTTCCGCCGGATACACTTCAGCCATCCAATGCCAACGATCTTCCGAGAGGTGCAGAACGCGGTTTTCCTGTAAAAAGCCCAGAATCTCCTGAGTGCTGTCGACGCCGCCCGTTTGATTCCAGCTTTCGCCGAAACGCTCAACCGTTGTAAACGGCAGTTCAAAAGCAGCGCATTTGATGTGGCTGAGCAGAATCAGCAGATTATCCGGATTCAGCAGACCGGCCTCCGGCGATTGGCTGAACAGATACTCCGGATTGTTCATCAGGTACTGCTCCAGAGGCGCCGATGATCCGATGAGAATCGCCGCTGAAGTTTCGTTGCGTCGGCCTGCACGACCGGCCTGCTGCCAGGTGCTGGCGATCGTCCCAGGATATCCAGCCAGAATGCAGGCCTGCAGTTGGCCGATGTCGATGCCGAGCTCCAGCGCATTGGTGCCGACCACGCCCAAGATGGACCCTTCCCGCAATCCCTTTTCAATCTCTCTGCGTTGCAGCGGCAGATAGCCGCCGCGATAACCGCGCACCAGATGCGGGGATTTTTTCAATCGGCGCATGACTTCTTTTAGATAGGTCACCAGAATCTCCACCCGCAATCTGCTTCTGGCGAACACGATGGTGGGAATATTTTGGGCGAGAAAACGAGCGGCGAGACTCTGCGCCTCCTTGATATAAGAACGCCGGATGCCCAGTTCCCTGTTCACCACCGGAGGATTGTAAAGAATAAAATGCTTGGCACCGCTGGGCGCTCCGTTATCATCGATGAGACGCATCGGTTCGCCGGTGATATGCTCGGCAAACTCGAGCGGATTGGCGATTGTCGCTGAACAGCAAATGAAAGAAGGCTGGCTGCCGTAGAATCGGCAGATGCGTTTCAAGCGCCGGATCACGTTCGCCAAATGGCTGCCGAATACGCCGCGGTAATTGTGAATTTCATCGATGACAATGTAACGCAGGTTCTCGAACAGCTTGACCCAGAGCGTGTGATGCGGCAGAATGCCGGTATGCAGCATGTCCGGATTGGTGACCACGATGTGGCCGGAAGTGCGGATGGCCTTGCGCGCCGTAACCGGCGTATCCCCGTCAAAAGTATAACTCCTGATGTCAAACGAGAGTTGCGGCGACAGCAGGGCGATGACGCTGTGCAATTCAGACACCTGATCCTGCGACAGCGCTTTCGTGGGAAAGAGATAAAGCGCACGACTGTCCTGCTGTTTCAAGACCGCATCCAGAACCGGCGCGTTATAGCAGATGGTTTTGCCGGATGCCGTGGGTGTAACGATCACCGTGTTGCGCCCCTGCAGGATTGCCTCAATGGCCGCCGCCTGATGAGAGTAGAGCGAATGCATGCCATGAGCCTGCAGCGCACTTTTGAGGCGGCTGTCGAGCGCTGGCGGATATTCTGCCCATACCGGCGGTTTTGCCGGAAGCTCTTTCCACAACGAGACCTTTTCCATGAAACCCTGGTCCCGCTTCAGGTAATCCAACAATTGATCGATGGTCATAGGGTTTCTTTTACAAGATAAATGGTACCAGCGCCGCCATCCACTTTGACCATATCGCCGGGCTTGATCAGGGTAATGGCCTGAGGCACGCTGGTGACACTGGGAACGCCGAATTCTCTGGCCAGAATGGAAGCGTGCGACAGTACTCCACCTGTTTCCAAAACCAGAGCGGAAATCTGGTGAAACACCGGGGTCCAAGCCGGATCAATGGACCGAGCGATGAGAACGCTGTTCTTGGGCGCTGCAAAAGCCTGATCACAAGTAAGCGCGATGTAAGCACGCCCCGATGCGATGCCCCTGGAAACAGGAACGCCTTTCAAAATCGCCTTTGAAGCAGAAGCGCAAGGGGCGCCGGCGGTAATCGTCCACTGGGCTGAAAAAGCCTTCCTTCGCTGGATGACAGAAGCGTAGGTTTGTCCATCTGCCTGGGAAGTCATGTCTTCCAGCTCTTGTTTGGTCAAATAGAAAACATCCGATGCAGTTGTTAGAACGCCTTGTTGCTGCAGATGGTCAGCCATATACAGTACCACCCTTCTGCTCTGCGCTAAAATCCGCTGCCAGAGATCTCGCTGATTTTCCCGCAGCAGCGTAAAGATTTGCGCACGGCTCAATAAATAAGAGAAGGCTTTGGCACAGATCCATCTGACAATTGGATTATGAAAATCTGCAATTCTTTCAGCGCACGCTTGTTCCGCTTCTTTTCTCTCCTGAATGGCATGAAGCAGAGATTTTCCGTTGTCCCTCTCTTGTTGCGCAGCCTGCAGTCGTCTGCCAAATTGGATGATTCGGTCTTTACTTTCCGCCCAAGTCGGATAGCTGATATCCAAACTTTCGGAACGATGGCCATATAGACGGAAAAATTCATCCCAATTCTCAGGAGTATTGTTCTGGGGTTCCTGCAATCTGCCAAGGTGCAAATTGGCCAGCACAGTTTGGTTGTTTTCAAGACCGGATAGCAATTTTTGAGTTAAAGACAAGCGATCCTGAGAGGGTATGGCCAGGCCGATTATTTTTGACAACAGCTCATAGTAAAGGTCAGCAAAAGTAATGCTCCAACGATGAAGAGAAAGAAACAGATCGCTTAATTCAATAGTTTTATTAAGATATGTTTTTAACTCTTGATAGTTGCATTTAGCTAATTTTGCTTCATGTATTACTTTAAGATAAATTAAACAAGTGCGATGAAAAGTGCCCCACTTGTGTAGGTGAAAAAAGGGAAGCCAATCCAAATTTTTACCGATGAGCCTGGTAACGAGGTACGGGGCGGCTTTCGCCAAGGTGATCCACCAAACTTGCGATCGGTGCCTCAGGCCAAGGCTGTTCCTTTTGTCCTCAGAGATAAAACGTAATGGAATAACGGAATAGATAGCTTGAAGCACGCGCAGTTGACTGAAAGGGATGCCAGCTTTAATCCTGGTAAGACGCTTTGTCTGAGCCAGATCATCAAATCCCAGGAACCAGAGGGGATCGCGAAAAGCGTTCTTTTCCAGAATTTCACGTATCAGACTCCAACCCAGAACCGAAACAGGTCCGCTGAAACGTTCAATAAAGAAATAGCCGACATATTCTAAACGGTTTTCGTCCCACAGGCGCTGCCCCTGCACGAACGATGCGGTAATCGGTCTTGCCTGTAAAATCCACAATCGACCCTGTCGATCAACAGCCCATTCGATATCCTGAGGACCGCCCAACAATTTTTCAATTTCGAGGCCGCTGTAAAACAAGGTTCGCAGCAGTCCGGCAAATTCCGGATTTGATAATCGGCCTTTTTGCGCATGCGCCAGGGGGAGTCCTGATGTTCGTTCAAATTCGACGCGGTACGGTTCCTCCCTTCCCTCCAGCAGATGCTCCCCGGTCTGATGAACATATTCGACCAGCATGTGGTCATCGGCGGAACTGGGATTTTGCGTGAATAGAACGCCGGCCACCTGGGCGGCGATCATCGGCTGCAGGATCACAGCCATCGAGGGATTTGTTTGCTGAACCTTGCCCGGATAAGCGTTTTCAGCCGGCGTGATTCCGGATTGAAGGACCGCATGGATGGCAGCAAGGATCTGATGCGGATCCTTTAGATGAAGCACTGATTTAAATTGTCCGGCAAAAGAGTAACGGGCCGCATCTTCGGCCAATGCAGAAGATCTTACGGCATAGCCTGGTTCGGAAGGATTTCGGCTGCAAAATTGAGCGATGATCTCCAGGATGCGGCGTTCTACGGCCTCAGATCGCGCGGCCAACCATGAACAGATATAGGTCGGCAATACCACAAAGTCAGGCACCCGCAGGCCGTTCTGTTTGAGTAAAGCCAGTCGCGATGCTTTTCGTCCTGTCCATTCAGTGCGGAGTGCGGCTTTTGTGTGTGAGCCAATGCTCCAGGACTTAGCCATTTTGCTGCAGTAACTCGCTGATATAAAAAACGTTTTCCTTGGGTGTTTCATAGGGAAGAACGCCGGT
The sequence above is a segment of the bacterium genome. Coding sequences within it:
- a CDS encoding DEAD/DEAH box helicase, with translation MTIDQLLDYLKRDQGFMEKVSLWKELPAKPPVWAEYPPALDSRLKSALQAHGMHSLYSHQAAAIEAILQGRNTVIVTPTASGKTICYNAPVLDAVLKQQDSRALYLFPTKALSQDQVSELHSVIALLSPQLSFDIRSYTFDGDTPVTARKAIRTSGHIVVTNPDMLHTGILPHHTLWVKLFENLRYIVIDEIHNYRGVFGSHLANVIRRLKRICRFYGSQPSFICCSATIANPLEFAEHITGEPMRLIDDNGAPSGAKHFILYNPPVVNRELGIRRSYIKEAQSLAARFLAQNIPTIVFARSRLRVEILVTYLKEVMRRLKKSPHLVRGYRGGYLPLQRREIEKGLREGSILGVVGTNALELGIDIGQLQACILAGYPGTIASTWQQAGRAGRRNETSAAILIGSSAPLEQYLMNNPEYLFSQSPEAGLLNPDNLLILLSHIKCAAFELPFTTVERFGESWNQTGGVDSTQEILGFLQENRVLHLSEDRWHWMAEVYPAEAVSLRSAAEENVVIIDKTTAEEKVIGELDLFAAPLMVHDGAIYLHESRQYHVDHLDWPRRKAYVHQVSVDYYTDAQLKSDLKLLEISEERQVGTGRAGWGDVAVTSIATMYKKIKFHSHENVGWAKIALPELTMHTQGFWFGFPDRLYEELHMPQQEFGDALKAVANVVANVAPLYLMTDPRDLSVMPMMRAAHSQLPTLFVWEMYPGGVGYCKKLYQIYLEIAKAGYDLVKACSCKNGCPSCVGPALEVGETGKAGGLLLLSFMAHGS